A segment of the Streptomyces sp. L2 genome:
GGCCCGCACCACGGCCGCCTATCGAAGCGCCGTGGACTTCGCCGACTCCCGGATGGAGAAGGAACTCGACCAGGCCCTCGCGGACCCGCGCAAACGGCTCGGCGGGGCGGGGGAGGCCGCACGCGAGGCGGCCCACGCCCGGCGTTCACAGCTCGTCGATCAGGCGCGGGCGGTGCTCGACCGGGACCTCGCCCAGCTCACCGCCGAGGCGGAGGTCGTCGAGCCCGCCCTTCCCCCGGCGTACGCGCGCTGGGACAACCCCGTCTGGCACGCCTACCGTGTGCCCGACGAGCAGCCGATGGCCCTGCGGCTGGGCGATCTGCACCTGCCCGAGAGCGCCCCGCTGCGCATTCCGATGCTGGTGAGACTGCCGTTGGAGCGGGGTCTGTGGATCGACTGCGGTCCCGCGACGGCGCCCGACGGGACCTTCCTGGACTCGGACGAGGTGCGCCCGCTCGCGCTGCGGACGGCTGTGGCCCTCGCGGCCCGGCTGCTCGTCGTTCACCCGGCGGGGGAGTTCGCCGTCGAGGTCATCGACCCGGCGGGTGCGGCTGCCCGGACCCTGGAACCCCTGACGCGGTCCGGAGCACCGGTGACGCCCCCGGCCGCGGGCGCGGCAGGTGTCACAGACGTCCTGGAGCGGCTCACCCGCCGCGTCGACCTCGTGCAGATGGCGGTTCGCGGCGGCGCGGCCGAGTCCCTGCCGCCCGACCTGGACACGGCCCGGCAGTTGCTGATCGTCAACGACTTCCCGCACGGCTTCGACGACCGTGCCGTGACCCGGCTGCGTTATCTCGCCGACGAGGGCCCGGCCGTCGGGGTGCACTTGCTGATGGTGGCGGACCGCGAGGACGCCGCTGCCTACGGTCCCTTGCTCGACCCGCTGTGGCGTTCGCTCATGCGACTGACGCCCGTCCCCGACGACCACCTCGCCGACCCGTGGATCGGTCACGCCTGGACGTACGAACCCTCGCTCGTCCCACCGGACAGCGGGATCCTCGCGCAGGTGCTCGGGGAGATCGCCGCGGCGTACGTCAAAGACAAGTAAAGGCACTCCGAACTGCTAGTTTGGGTTTTTCTTTACTTTGCACTTTACCTTTCCTTGGTGATTGAGGTACTGTTTCCGCACGGAGGGGAGTACTCCCTGACTGCGGCGCACCCGTCAGTACGGATCGGTCCGATCCCGGGGCGTCGACCCGTTCCCGGGTGGAAGAGACCTCCGGCAGCGGTGACGCTGGCTTTGTTTGCCGTGACGTAATGCCGGAGGAGCAGTGAACGTTTCCGTGACCCTGTGGGTGCTCACCGTCGTAGGACTCGCCGCGCTGATCGCGGTGGACTTCTTCATCGGCCGCAAGCCCCACGACGTGTCGATCAAGGAAGCCGGGATCTGGACGGTCGTCTGGATCACCCTGGCCGGCCTCTTCGGCCTCGGCCTGCTCGTCTTCGGTGGCGGGCAGCCGGCCGGTGAGTTCTTCGCCGGGTTCATCACCGAGAAGTCGCTCAGCGTCGACAACCTCTTCGTCTTCGTCCTGATCATGGCGAAGTTCGCGGTGCCCTCGCAGTACCAGCAGCGGGTCCTGCTCGTCGGGGTGCTCATAGCCCTGGTCCTGCGGGCCGTCTTCATCGCCGCGGGAGCCGCGATCATCGCCAGCTTCTCCTGGGTCTTCTTCCTCTTCGGTGCCTTCCTGATCTGGACCGCCGTCAAGCTCGTCCAGGAGGCCCGCGCCGACGCGGAGGACGAGGAGTACGAGGAGAACAAGCTGCTCAAGGCCGCCGAGCGCAGGTTCGGAGTGGCCGACGGCTACCACGGCACCAAGCTGTGGATCCAGCAGAACGGCAAGCGCGTCATGACTCCGATGCTGGTCGTGATGCTCGCCATCGGCACCACGGACGTCCTGTTCGCGCTGGACTCCATCCCCGCGATCTTCGGCCTCACGCAGGACCCGTACATCGTCTTCACCGCCAACGCCTTCGCCCTGATGGGGCTGCGGCAGCTGTACTTCCTCATCGGCGGTCTGCTCAGGAAGCTGGTCCACCTGTCGTACGGCCTGTCGATCATCCTCGGATTCATCGGCGTGAAGCTCGTGCTGCACGCGCTGCACGAGTCCGGGGTGCACGTGCCCGAGATCAGCATTCCGGTCTCGCTCGGCGTGATCTGCGCGGTCCTGGCGGTCACCACGGTCACCAGCCTGATGGCCTCCCGTAAGCAGGCGGAGGCTGACACGGAGGCCAAGGACCGCGTGGACGCCTGACGCGGGAAGCCGACCCCTGGGCAGGGGGCATGACCCCGACATGGAGAAAGGAGCACGCATCCGAAAGGGACGGAATGCGAAGGAGGGGGCGGTCTGCCACCATCGCCCCATGATCACTCGGCTCAGGACGCTCACCGGCCAGTGGACGCTCCTCGTGCCGGTGCTCGCAGCCGTCCTCCTCCTCTTCACCTGGGGCCGGGAGCTGCCCGGCGCCGTCGTCGCATTGGTGACCGTGGTCCTCGCGGGATGCGTGCTGGCCGCGGTGCACCACGCCGAGGTGGTCGCCCACCGCGTCGGCGAGCCCTTCGGTTCCCTGGTCCTCGCCATCGCCGTGACGATCATCGAGGTGGCCCTGATCGTCACCCTCATGGCCGACGGCGGCGACAAGAGTTCCACCCTCGCGCGGGACACCGTCTTCGCCGCTGTGATGATCACCTGCAACGGCATCGTCGGGATCTGCCTGCTCGTCGCCTCCCTCCGGCACGGCACGGCGGTGTTCAACCCCGAGGGCACCGGCGCCGCCCTGGCAACCGTGGCGACGCTGGCCACGCTCAGCCTCGTGCTGCCGACCTTCACCACCAGCAAGCCGGGCCCCGAGTTCTCCGCCGTGCAACTGACGTTCGCCGCGCTGTCCTCGCTGGTCCTCTACGGCCTCTTCGTGGCGACCCAGACCGTACGGCACCGGGACTATTTCCTGCCGATCACGCGGCAGGGCGACGTCATCACGGCGGACGACCACGCCGAGGCCCCGTCCGCGCGCACCGCCTGGACCAGCCTCGGCCTGCTGGGCCTGGCCCTGGTGGGCGTGGTCGGCCTGGCGAAAGGCGTGTCACCCACCATCGAGTCCGGTGTGGCGGCGGCCGGCCTCCACCAGGCTGTCGTCGGCGTGATCATCGCCTTGCTGGTCCTGCTGCCCGAGACGATCGCCGCGCTCCGCTCCGCCCGCCGGGACCGCGTGCAGACCAGCCTCAACCTGGCGCTAGGCTCGGCGATGGCCAGTATCGGCCTGACCATCCCCGCCGTCGCCCTCGCCTCGATCTGGCTGTCGGGCCCGCTGGTCCTTGGCCTGGGATCCACCCACATGCTGCTGCTCGCGCTCACCGTGGTGGTCAGCTCGCTGACGGTGGTGCCGGGCCGGGCGACGCCCCTGCAGGGTGGCGTTCACCTGGTGCTGTTCGCCGCGTACCTGGAGCTGGCGATCAACCCGTAGCGTGATCAACCCGCAGCGCGATCGCCCCGTCGTGCGCTCCGGCGGCCGTGATAGACCGAGTCCGAGCAGCGGTCGTAGTCGTACGGCCACGAACGGACGGAGGAACCGTGCCCCGCACCCTGGCCAACGCCCCGATCATGATCCTCAACGGGCCCAACCTGAACCTGCTCGGCCGGCGCCAGCCCGAGATCTACGGCAGGGACACCCTGGCCGAGGTCGAGGCGATGTGCGCCAAGGCGGCGGCGGCACACGGCGGCACGGTGGACTTCCGGCAGTCGAACCACGAGGGCGAACTCGTCGATTGGATCCACGAGGCACGGCTCGGCCACTGCGGCATCGTCATCAACCCCGGCGCCTACTCCCACACCTCGATCGCGATCCTGGACGCGCTCAACACCTGCGACGGCCTCCCCGTCCTGGAGGTCCACATCTCCAACATCCACCAGCGGGAGACGTTCCGGCACCACTCGTACGTCTCCCTCCGTGCCGACGGGGTGATCGCGGGCTGCGGAGTGCAGGGATATGTGTTCGGCGTCGAGAGGGTCGCCGCGCTGGCCGGGGCGGCACAGGCGGACGCATAACCCCTGGGCGACTGCGCCCACCCCATGGGGTTACCAGCCGCGCGCGTGCCACTCCGGCAGATGCGGCCGCTCCGCGCCCAGCGTCGTGTCGTTGCCGTGCCCGGGATAGACCCAGGTCTCGTCCGGCAGCACGTCGAAGATCTTCGTCTCGACGTCGTGGATCAGGGTGGCGAACGCCTTGGCGTTCTTGAAGGTGTTACCGACCCCGCCCGGGAAGAGGCAGTCCCCGGTGAAGACGTGCGGGTGCCCGTGCGGGTCGTCGTAGACCAGGGCGATGGAGCCGGGTGTGTGCCCGACGATGTGGCGCGCCGTGAGTTCCACGCGCCCCACCTTGATCACGTCCCCGTCGTCCACCTGGACGTCGGTGGGGACCGGGATGCCGGCCGCGTCGTCCCGCCCGGCGTACGTACGCGCGCGCGTGGCGGAGACGACCTCGGCGAGTGCCTGCCAGTGGTCGCCGTGCTGGTGGGTGGTGACGACGGACGCGATGCCGTCGTCACCGATCATCCCGAGGAGCGTCCCGGCGTCGTTGGCGGCGTCGATCAGGAGCTGTTCGTCGGTGGCGCGGCACCGCAGCAGATAGGCGTTGTTGTCCATCGGGCCGACCGCGATCTTGGTGATCATCAGGTCCTTCAGCTCGTGCACGTCCGCCGGTCCGCCGACCTTGACCTCTCCGCTGTACGTCATGGCGATCAGCCTATAGCCGCCCGGCGGACGGGGCTGTTCGCGCCTGACGGCCGGGCCGTTCACGCGTCAGAGCGGAGGCAGCTGTGGAAGGTCGCCGCCCCGCACCGTGAGCCGGGAGCCGTCGCGACGCCCTGCCAGCCACCCGAGCAGGTCCGGGGCCGTCCCCTCGACCTCCACGGGCCCGCCCGGGGCGCCTCCGCCGGTGGTCCAGGCGCGGCCGGATCCGGATGTCAGGCCCGTCGAGGGCACGTCCTTGTGCCGGGCGAACCGCTGGGTCAGGAAGTCGATCTCCCGCTCCGTGAACTCCGCCGGGAGGTCCTCCAGCTCGTAGCCGATTCCGAGGTCCACGTGGTGCAGGTCCACCTCGGCCCACCGCCGGAACGGCACGCGGGCCGCGGAGTCGGTGACACCGTTGCGCAGCTCCACCGTGCGCGCCCAGTCCGCGGGCGCGGCCCCCAGCTCCTGGAAGCGGGCCGCGCTCTCGCGCAGGTCGGAGAGCTGGACGTCGAGGGAGCGTGCGGCGCCTTCCTCGATGTCGCCGTCGCGTGCCGCCGCGCTCGCGTACATCGGGCGGCCCTCCAGGACGTTCACGAGCGCGTCGGCGTTGCGGGAGAGGTGCGCGAGGACGTGCCCGCGCGTCCAGCCCGGAAGGCGTGACGGCTCGGCGAGTGAGGCGTTGTCCAGTTCGGCGACAGCGGTGAGGAGCCGTTCGGTCGCCTCGCGTACACAGTCCAGGTCATGAGCGTGATCAATCATGCACCTGACCCTAGTGCCGCCACACCTTCGGGTGAAGGTGGTGAAGCTCGTCCGCAAATCGAATGCGCGTGCTATATCGTCGAGGGCGGCGTCGGGCATGCTGGATGGCCGGGGATTGTTATGCCTCCCGGAATCCGACCGGCGTTGTCAGTGGCTCCCCCTAGTCTGAAGAAGCACGGGGGCCTCGCCCCTGTCACTTCTCTCAAGAAAGGTGCGGACCGGCGTGGCCGACCGTCTCATCGTCCGTGGCGCGCGCGAGCACAACCTGAAGAACGTCTCGCTCGACCTGCCGCGTGACTCGCTCATCGTCTTCACGGGCCTGTCCGGGTCGGGCAAGTCCTCCCTGGCCTTCGACACGATCTTCGCCGAGGGCCAGCGGCGCTACGTGGAATCGCTGTCCTCGTACGCGCGCCAGTTCCTCGGGCAGATGGACAAGCCGGACGTCGACTTCATCGAGGGCCTCTCCCCGGCGGTCTCCATCGACCAGAAGTCGACCTCGCGCAACCCGCGCTCGACGGTCGGCACCATCACCGAGGTCTACGACTACCTCCGCCTGCTCTTCGCGCGCATCGGCAAGCCGCACTGCCCCGAGTGCGGTCGCCCCATCTCGCGCCAGTCGCCGCAGGCCATCGTCGACAAGGTCCTGGAACTGCCGGAGGGCAGCCGCTTCCAGGTGCTGTCGCCGCTGGTGCGTGAGCGCAAGGGCGAGTTCGTCGACCTCTTGGCCGACCTGCAGACCAAGGGCTACTCCCGCGCGCGCGTGGACGGACAGACGATCCAGCTGTCCGAACCGCCGGCCCTGAAGAAGCAGGAGAAGCACACCATCGAGGTGGTCGTCGACCGCCTGACGGTCAAGGACTCCGCCAAGCGGCGCCTGACCGACTCGGTGGAAACGGCCCTCGGCCTGTCCGGCGGCATGGTCGTCCTCGACTTCGTCGACCTCCCCGAGGACGACCCCGAGCGCGAGCGCATGTACTCGGAGCACCTGTACTGCCCGTACGACGACCTGTCCTTCGAGGAACTGGAGCCGCGCTCCTTCTCCTTCAACTCGCCCTTCGGCGCCTGCCCCGAGTGCACCGGCATCGGCACGCGGATGGAGGTCGACCCGGAACTGATCGTCCCGGACGAGGACAAGAGCCTCGACGAGGGAGCCATCCACCCGTGGTCCCACGGCCACACCAAGGACTACTTCGGGCGTCTCGTCGGCGCCCTCGCGGACGCGCTCGGATTCCGCACGGACATCCCCTTCGCGGGTCTGCCGCAGCGGGCGCGCAAGGCCCTGCTGCACGGGCACAAGACCCAGATCGAGGTGCGGTACCGCAACCGGTACGGCCGCGAGCGGGTGTACACCACGCCGTTCGAGGGCGCCGTGCCGTTCGTGAAGCGGCGGCACAGTGAGGCCGAGAGCGACGCCAGCCGCGAGCGCTTCGAGGGCTACATGCGCGAGGTGCCCTGCCCCTCCTGCGAGGGCACGCGGCTGAAGCCGATCGTCCTCGCGGTCACCGTCATGGGGAAGTCGATCGCCGAGGTCTCCGCGATGTCGATCAGCGACTGCGCGGACTTCCTGGGCGAACTGAAGCTCAACGCCCGCGACAAGAAGATCGCCGAGCGGGTGCTGAAGGAGGTCAACGAGCGGCTGCGGTTCCTGGTCGACGTCGGCCTGGACTACCTGTCGCTGAACCGGGCGGCCGGCACCCTCTCCGGTGGCGAGGCCCAGCGGATCCGCCTGGCGACCCAGATCGGCTCCGGCCTCGTCGGCGTCCTGTACGTGCTGGACGAGCCGTCCATCGGCCTGCACCAGCGGGACAACCACCGGCTGATCGAGACCCTGGTCCGGCTGCGCGACATGGGCAACACGCTCATCGTCGTCGAGCACGACGAGGACACCATCAAGGTCGCCGACTGGATCGTGGACATCGGCCCCGGCGCGGGCGAGCATGGCGGCAAGGTCGTGCACAGCGGATCCCTGAAGGAACTGCTCGCCAACACCGAGTCGGAGACCGGCCGGTACCTCTCCGGACGCAAGGCGATCCCGCTCCCGGACGTACGACGGCCGCACGACCCGAGCCGCAAGCTCACCGTGCACGGCGCCCGCGAGAACAACCTGCAGGACATCGACGTGTCCTTCCCGCTCGGGGTGTTCACAGCCGTCACCGGCGTCTCCGGATCCGGCAAGTCGACGCTGGTCAACGACATCCTGTACACGCACCTCGCCCGCGAGCTGAACGGCGCGCGGACCGTTCCCGGGCGGCACACGCGCGTGGCGGGCGACGACCTTGTCGACAAGGTCGTCCACGTCGACCAGTCGCCCATCGGCCGCACCCCGCGGTCCAACCCGGCGACGTACACCGGTGTCTTCGACCACGTCCGCAAGCTGTTCGCCGAGACCACCGAGGCGAAGGTCCGCGGCTATCTGCCCGGCCGCTTCTCCTTCAACGTCAAGGGCGGTCGCTGCGAGAACTGCGCCGGTGACGGCACCATCAAGATCGAGATGAACTTCCTCCCGGACGTCTACGTGCCGTGCGAGGTCTGCCACGGCGCCCGCTACAACCGGGAGACCCTGGAGGTCCACTACAAGGGCAAGTCCATCTCCGAGGTCCTGAACATGCCGATCGAAGAGGCCATGCACTTCTTCGAGGCGGTCCCGGCGATCTCCCGCCACCTCAGGACGCTCAACGACGTCGGACTCGGCTACGTCCGGCTCGGCCAGTCCGCGACGACCCTGTCCGGTGGCGAGGCCCAGCGCGTGAAGCTCGCCAGCGAACTGCAGAAGCGTTCCACGGGACGCACGGTGTACGTGCTGGACGAGCCCACCACGGGGCTGCACTTCGAGGACATCAGCAAGCTGCTGACGGTCCTGGCCGGCCTGGTCGACAAGGGCAACACGGTCATCGTCATCGAGCACAACCTCGACGTGATCAAGACGGCCGACTGGGTCGTCGACATGGGTCCGGAAGGCGGTGCCGGCGGCGGTCTGGTGATCGCGGAGGGCACGCCCGAGGAGGTCGCCGGGGTTCCCGCCAGCCACACCGGCAAGTTCCTGCGCGAGATCCTGGGCGCCGACCGCATCAGCGACGCGCAGTCCGTGAAGGCTCCGCGCTCCACGGCGGGAAGGAAGACCGCGGCCGGGAAGACGGCGGCGGCCAAGTCGACGGCGAAGAAGACCGTCACGGCCAAGGCCGACGGTGAGGCCGTCACGGCGAGCACGGCAGCCAAGAAGGCCGCCGCCCCCGCCACGAAGAAGGCGGCAGCGACGAAGAAGACGACGCGCGCCCGCAAGGCGTGACGGCGACGCCGGACCTGCCCTGACACTTCATCCATTCGAGTGACGCCTCGCCGGAACCACCGGCGAGGCGTCACTCGTTCTCCGATCAGCCACCCCGGCTCCGCCGTCCGACGGCCCCACGGACCACGGTGCCGGCCGATCCTTGACAAGAGAAGAGCAAGAGACGAGCGGCGGTCGCACCCGCCGCCGACTGCTCACACCTCGCCGAGTTCGGAGGCGTACGGCGGCTGCGCCCCCGCCCGTGAGCAGGTGACCGCGGCCGCACGCGCCGCGAACCGCAGCAGGCGCGTCCAGCCGTCCCCGCCCAGGGCGGCGAGCGCTCCCGGAGAGAGCGCGTCCTGGGCGCGAAGTCCGTGCAGCAGGGCCGCGTTGACCGTGTCACCGGCGCCGATGGTGTCCACGACATCGACCTTCTCACCCGGTACGGAGTACTCCCCGCCGTGCCGGGTGAACACGGTCAGGCCGTCGCCGCCCCGGGTGACCACCACGGCCGTCGGTCCCGCGGCCAGCCAGTCGCGGGGGGCGCCACCCAGCCACTCCGCGTCCTCCGCGGACAGCTTCAGCAGCGTCATCGAGGGCAGCCAGCTCTTGAACCGCGCCCGGTAGGCGTCCGCGTCCGGGATCAGTCCCGCCCGGACATTGGGGTCGAGGGCCGTGAACAGGCCCTGTCCGGCCGCTGTCCGCATCAGCTCCTCATAGGCACTCGCTCCCGGTTCCAGGACGAGCGAACAGGTGCCGAAGGACACCGCCCGGGCCGCGGCGGGCAGCGTGGCCGGAGCGGTGAACAGACGGTCGGCGGTGCCGTCGACGTAGAAGGAGTAGGCCGCCGAACCACCGGCGTCGAGGGTGGCGACAGCGAGGGTCGTCGGCTCAGGGCCGCGCTGCACGGCCGAGACGTCCACTCCCTCCCGTCGCAGCCCGTCCAGCAGGGCTTCGCCGAAGGCGTCCTGTGAGGCGCGCGAGCAGAAGGCGGTCGGCGTACCGAGGCGGCCGAGGGCGACGGCGGTGTTGTACGGCCCTCCGCCGAGCGCCGGCTTCAGGTCCGCCAGGGCGCCCGGGCCCTGCGGTACCAGGTCGATCAGTGCCTCACCGGCGACGACGATCACGAGGGGTCCTCTTCTCGGACAGCTGGGTCGGTTTCGGTGACGCCGGTCCCGTCGGCGTCGCGTTGCTCCTCCGGGCAGCCGCAGGACGTGCGGTGGACGAACGTGCACGGCAGCCGCACGGTCCGGGCGGGCTGATCCGGTGCGGCAAGGCGGTTTAGCAGGACCCGTACGGCGGTGGCGCCGATCTCCTTGCCGGGCTGGGCGACGGCGGTGAGCCGGGGCGAGAACAGGTCGGCCCAGGCGAAGTCGTCGAAGCAGCACAGGGCGATGTCGTCCGGTACGGACAGGCCCCGTCGGCGCAGGGCTCGGAGTGCGCCGATGGTCATGGCGTCGTTGGCGGTGACGAGGGCGGTGGGCGGATGGGCCAGGGACAGCAGGGCGTCCGTGGCCTGCGGGGCGCCGGCCGAGTCGGAGTCGCCGGTCACGACGAGGCGTTCCTCGTGGGGGAGACCGGCCGCGGCGAGTCCCTGCCGGTAGCCGGTGACCCGCTCGGCGGTGGTGCTCAGCCCGGGCAGCCCCGCGATCAGCCCGATCCGGCGGTGGCCCAGCCCGGCGAGGTGGGTGACGAGCCCGGCCATGGGTGCGGCGTTCTCACCGCAGACCTGGTCGAAGCCAGGGGCACCGGCGTCGGCACCGGGGGTACCGGCCCCGTGGGCACCCGTGTTATCCGGGTCGGCCGGGACGTTTACCACCCGGTCGAGGAACACGGCCGGCACGGCGTGGCGGCGGAGGTAGGCGACGAGGTCGTGCGGCTGTGCGGAGGGTGCGACGATCATGCCGTCCACGCGGCGCTCGTGCAGGAACTCGACGACCTTGCGCTCGTGCAGGGGATCATCATGCGGATCCGCGACGAGCAGACTGTAGCCCGCCTCCAGAGCGGCGGCCTCGACGCCTTGCAGGATCTCCGTGAAGTATGGGTTGCTGATCACCGGCACCGCCAGACCGATGGACCGGGTACGGGAGGTCACCAGGGAGCGGGCCAGGGTGTTGGGCGTGTAGCCGAGGGCGTCGACGGCGTCCAGCACGGCCTGCCGGGTGTGGGGCAGTACGGGGCGCGTGCCGTTGAGCACGTGCGAGACGGTGGCCACGGAGACTCCGGCGCTCCGGGCGACGTCGGCCATGGTGGGCATCTCGTACCCCTTTCCGAGTCGCCGCAGTTCCCTCCGGCCGGGAACGTATCCCATCGGGGCCCTCGGCGTAAACGCTTGCGCAAGCGTTTACGCTCCCGCGGCGCAATCCTCTGCGGCACACCGCCGCGATTCCCGGCCGTAACCGCCCCGACCCGCCCCGGGGCCGGTCGATCTGCCCCGGTATCGTCGGCGTGCACGCCCCTCCCCGACCCCTGGAGACCAGATGTCCGCCGGATCTGCCGCGAGCCGCCGTACCGTCCTGAGGGGAGCCGCCGCGGCGCCGGTCGCGGGGCTCGCGCTGGCCGCTTGCTCGGCCCCGGGCAACGGCACCTCGGCCGATCCCACGCCGACCTCACCGGTCGACCTCGGGGCGGAGACCGAGATCGCCAAGGGCGGGGCCAAGCTCTTCCGGGACCACAACGTGGTGGTCAGCCGGGACGCGAAGGGGGCGCTCAAGGCGTACAGCACGATCTGCACGCACGCGGGGTGCGCCATCGACCGGCTCCAGAAGACGACCCTGACCTGCCCCTGCCACGGCAGCGAGTTCGACGCGGTCACCGGCAAGGTGGTCCAGTCGCCGGCCACCGAGCCGCTGCACGAGCTGCCGGTCACCGCGAAGAACGGCAGGATCATCGCGGGCCCGGGGGCCTGAGGAACAGGCCAACGGCCCGGACGGGCCCTGCTCCCGCCCGGCCCCGCCGACGCCCTCACTCCCGGGCGGCGGTTCAGCCGCCCGCTCCGCTCACTCCCAGTCCCAGGCGATTCCCACGAGGCCGGGGCGGACCCGGGGTTCGACCACGTGGACGCTGTGGTGCGGGCCCGTGACGGACAGTTCTTGACGGCCGCCGCGCGGAGCCGCGGGGGAGTGCTGGGTGAAGTGGTGGCAGCGGGACGGCAGTGCCCCGGCGTCGAAGCGGACCTGGAGCGCGTACTGGCCACCGGGAAAGCCGAACCCGTGGAGGTACTCGCGGCAGACTCCGGCCGTGCCGTCCTCGATGCCGTAGCGGAACAGGAAGGTGTCGCCCGAGCGCAGCCGGGTGCCGAAGAGCAGCTCGGCCACCAGAACGCCCGTGTCCTGGTCCCAACGGACGCGCCCGGTACGGCAGTTCTCCAGGGCGTGCACGTTCATGAGCTGCGGGCTGCAGCCGGGGTCGCCGTGATAGACGGCCACGAAGCGGTCGATGCCGTCGCGGTGCGCGCGCACGATGTGGTGCGACTCCCGGCCCGCCAGCTCGCGATGGGCGCCGATCCGGACGCGCTCGTGGTGCCCCAGGGTGTGCAGTCCGCCGTCGAGGGCCCAGCCCAGCTCGCTCTTGAGCCGGCCCAGGACGTCGGAGGCCGCCACCAGGGAACGGTACGAACGCGCCGCCGGACGGCGGGCGGCAGCGCGCTCGCCGGACGCCGCGAGGAGCCGGATCAGCGACTCGTCGGGCAGTTGGAGGATCTCCTCCAGCGCGCGCACGGCACGCAGGGACTCGGGGCGCTGCGGGCGGCGGGCGCCCTGCTGCCAGTAACTCAGGCTCGTGACGCCGACCTTGACCCCGTGGCGCGAAAGGTGGTGCTGCACGCGCTGGAGCGGCAGTCCGCGGGCGGCGATCGCGGCGCGCAGCGCCACGTGGAAGGGACCGCCCCGCAGAACCGTGTCCAGTTCCGCGGGGGCGGCCGGGGTGACGTCCGTGTGCTCTGTGACAGACAGCATGCACAGGAGCCTTTCTGTGAGTGTCACGACGGCTGGTCAGACCGTTGGCGCGGGCCGGGGCCACCCCCGTGGGCGCCCTTCCGGGCGTACGCCGCATGCGTCCGGCGGCGTGCACGGCCCCGAGTTCCCCCGCATTGAAGCGTGTTGAC
Coding sequences within it:
- a CDS encoding TerC/Alx family metal homeostasis membrane protein → MNVSVTLWVLTVVGLAALIAVDFFIGRKPHDVSIKEAGIWTVVWITLAGLFGLGLLVFGGGQPAGEFFAGFITEKSLSVDNLFVFVLIMAKFAVPSQYQQRVLLVGVLIALVLRAVFIAAGAAIIASFSWVFFLFGAFLIWTAVKLVQEARADAEDEEYEENKLLKAAERRFGVADGYHGTKLWIQQNGKRVMTPMLVVMLAIGTTDVLFALDSIPAIFGLTQDPYIVFTANAFALMGLRQLYFLIGGLLRKLVHLSYGLSIILGFIGVKLVLHALHESGVHVPEISIPVSLGVICAVLAVTTVTSLMASRKQAEADTEAKDRVDA
- a CDS encoding ionic transporter y4hA codes for the protein MITRLRTLTGQWTLLVPVLAAVLLLFTWGRELPGAVVALVTVVLAGCVLAAVHHAEVVAHRVGEPFGSLVLAIAVTIIEVALIVTLMADGGDKSSTLARDTVFAAVMITCNGIVGICLLVASLRHGTAVFNPEGTGAALATVATLATLSLVLPTFTTSKPGPEFSAVQLTFAALSSLVLYGLFVATQTVRHRDYFLPITRQGDVITADDHAEAPSARTAWTSLGLLGLALVGVVGLAKGVSPTIESGVAAAGLHQAVVGVIIALLVLLPETIAALRSARRDRVQTSLNLALGSAMASIGLTIPAVALASIWLSGPLVLGLGSTHMLLLALTVVVSSLTVVPGRATPLQGGVHLVLFAAYLELAINP
- the aroQ gene encoding type II 3-dehydroquinate dehydratase, producing MPRTLANAPIMILNGPNLNLLGRRQPEIYGRDTLAEVEAMCAKAAAAHGGTVDFRQSNHEGELVDWIHEARLGHCGIVINPGAYSHTSIAILDALNTCDGLPVLEVHISNIHQRETFRHHSYVSLRADGVIAGCGVQGYVFGVERVAALAGAAQADA
- a CDS encoding MBL fold metallo-hydrolase; translated protein: MTYSGEVKVGGPADVHELKDLMITKIAVGPMDNNAYLLRCRATDEQLLIDAANDAGTLLGMIGDDGIASVVTTHQHGDHWQALAEVVSATRARTYAGRDDAAGIPVPTDVQVDDGDVIKVGRVELTARHIVGHTPGSIALVYDDPHGHPHVFTGDCLFPGGVGNTFKNAKAFATLIHDVETKIFDVLPDETWVYPGHGNDTTLGAERPHLPEWHARGW
- a CDS encoding maleylpyruvate isomerase family mycothiol-dependent enzyme; translated protein: MIDHAHDLDCVREATERLLTAVAELDNASLAEPSRLPGWTRGHVLAHLSRNADALVNVLEGRPMYASAAARDGDIEEGAARSLDVQLSDLRESAARFQELGAAPADWARTVELRNGVTDSAARVPFRRWAEVDLHHVDLGIGYELEDLPAEFTEREIDFLTQRFARHKDVPSTGLTSGSGRAWTTGGGAPGGPVEVEGTAPDLLGWLAGRRDGSRLTVRGGDLPQLPPL
- the uvrA gene encoding excinuclease ABC subunit UvrA, which encodes MADRLIVRGAREHNLKNVSLDLPRDSLIVFTGLSGSGKSSLAFDTIFAEGQRRYVESLSSYARQFLGQMDKPDVDFIEGLSPAVSIDQKSTSRNPRSTVGTITEVYDYLRLLFARIGKPHCPECGRPISRQSPQAIVDKVLELPEGSRFQVLSPLVRERKGEFVDLLADLQTKGYSRARVDGQTIQLSEPPALKKQEKHTIEVVVDRLTVKDSAKRRLTDSVETALGLSGGMVVLDFVDLPEDDPERERMYSEHLYCPYDDLSFEELEPRSFSFNSPFGACPECTGIGTRMEVDPELIVPDEDKSLDEGAIHPWSHGHTKDYFGRLVGALADALGFRTDIPFAGLPQRARKALLHGHKTQIEVRYRNRYGRERVYTTPFEGAVPFVKRRHSEAESDASRERFEGYMREVPCPSCEGTRLKPIVLAVTVMGKSIAEVSAMSISDCADFLGELKLNARDKKIAERVLKEVNERLRFLVDVGLDYLSLNRAAGTLSGGEAQRIRLATQIGSGLVGVLYVLDEPSIGLHQRDNHRLIETLVRLRDMGNTLIVVEHDEDTIKVADWIVDIGPGAGEHGGKVVHSGSLKELLANTESETGRYLSGRKAIPLPDVRRPHDPSRKLTVHGARENNLQDIDVSFPLGVFTAVTGVSGSGKSTLVNDILYTHLARELNGARTVPGRHTRVAGDDLVDKVVHVDQSPIGRTPRSNPATYTGVFDHVRKLFAETTEAKVRGYLPGRFSFNVKGGRCENCAGDGTIKIEMNFLPDVYVPCEVCHGARYNRETLEVHYKGKSISEVLNMPIEEAMHFFEAVPAISRHLRTLNDVGLGYVRLGQSATTLSGGEAQRVKLASELQKRSTGRTVYVLDEPTTGLHFEDISKLLTVLAGLVDKGNTVIVIEHNLDVIKTADWVVDMGPEGGAGGGLVIAEGTPEEVAGVPASHTGKFLREILGADRISDAQSVKAPRSTAGRKTAAGKTAAAKSTAKKTVTAKADGEAVTASTAAKKAAAPATKKAAATKKTTRARKA
- a CDS encoding carbohydrate kinase, whose protein sequence is MIVVAGEALIDLVPQGPGALADLKPALGGGPYNTAVALGRLGTPTAFCSRASQDAFGEALLDGLRREGVDVSAVQRGPEPTTLAVATLDAGGSAAYSFYVDGTADRLFTAPATLPAAARAVSFGTCSLVLEPGASAYEELMRTAAGQGLFTALDPNVRAGLIPDADAYRARFKSWLPSMTLLKLSAEDAEWLGGAPRDWLAAGPTAVVVTRGGDGLTVFTRHGGEYSVPGEKVDVVDTIGAGDTVNAALLHGLRAQDALSPGALAALGGDGWTRLLRFAARAAAVTCSRAGAQPPYASELGEV